Proteins co-encoded in one Corylus avellana chromosome ca9, CavTom2PMs-1.0 genomic window:
- the LOC132162546 gene encoding U-box domain-containing protein 13-like gives MDVEEKALVLGKLMEVANEISEISNFKCLVRKQCCDLRRRVRLLTPLFEEMGEIKDKFSEETVKALLLLKDGSERAKDLLQFGARGSKLYMVLKGKHFKYKFEELAAHFEQALGDISYHKFDISDEVKEQVELVHSQFRRAKERIDAPGLELYEDLLSLYNQSNDVDTEPGILHALCEKLMFMEVEDIKQESLALQEMASSTDEDLEESVKKMSILLKKIENYVKAKYCNTGPYASNNCSLHCSDQGYTDQCSQSRVIPDDFRCPISLELMKDPVIICTGQTYERKYIKKWIEAGHGTCPKTQQILSSANLTPNYVLSSLISTWCEVNGVEPPKRSGNSRQGRVVSSGSAESVELDALLSKLTSDNIEDQRSAAGELRLLAKHNGDNRVLIAEAGAIPLLVGLLYASDMHTQEHAVTALLNLSICEDNKGCIISSEAVPGILHVLKNGSMEARENAAATFFSLSMVDEYKVIIGTSGAIPALVTLLVEGSQRGKVDAASALFNLCIYQGNKGRTIRTGVVPLLMTLLREPGGEMLDEALAIMAILASHPDGKVAIGALNAVSTFVKLIGNGSPRNRENATAVLVHLCGGDPQHMSEAKALGVKTLLLDLAENGTDRGKRKAAQLLELIGNSEEHHEQAQMQADDQPQPQPSHLPLIASDIE, from the exons ATGGACGTGGAGGAAAAAGCTCTGGTGCTAGGGAAGCTGATGGAGGTGGCGAACGAGATTTCTGAGATCTCTAACTTCAAATGCTTGGTCAGGAAGCAGTGTTGCGATCTCAGAAGGCGAGTGAGGCTCTTGACGCCTCTGTTCGAGGAAATGGGGGAGATTAAGGACAAATTCTCGGAAGAGACCGTGAAAGCTCTGCTCCTTTTGAAGGATGGTTCCGAGAGGGCCAAGGATTTGCTTCAATTTGGCGCTCGAGGCAGCAAGCTTTATATG GTACTGAAGGGAAAGCATTTCAAGTATAAATTTGAGGAACTTGCAGCTCATTTTGAACAAGCTTTAGGTGATATTTCCTACCACAAATTTGACATTTCAGATGAAGTTAAAGAGCAG gTTGAGCTTGTGCATTCTCAATTTAGAAGAGCCAAGGAACGGATCGATGCACCTGGCTTGGAGCTTTATGAGGACCTGTTATCCCTGTACAACCAGAGCAATGATGTGGATACTGAACCAGGCATTCTACATGCATTATGTGAAAAGCTCATGTTTATGGAAGTTGAAGACATCAAACAAGAATCACTTGCTTTACAGGAGATGGCCAGTTCCACTGATGAAGATTTAGAGGAAAGTGTAAAGAAGATGTCAATACTgctgaaaaaaattgaaaattatgtgAAGGCAAAATATTGCAACACTGGTCCATATGCAAGTAATAATTGCTCTCTCCATTGCAGTGATCAGGGATACACTGACCAGTGTTCCCAATCACGAGTTATACCAGATGATTTTCGCTGCCCAATATCACTTGAGTTGATGAAAGATCCTGTCATCATTTGCACTGGGCAG ACTTATGAGCGAAAATACATTAAGAAATGGATTGAAGCTGGACATGGAACGTGTCCAAAGACACAGCAGATTCTTTCCAGCGCTAACCTCACTCCCAACTATGTTTTGTCTAGCCTAATATCCACTTGGTGTGAGGTGAATGGGGTGGAACCCCCTAAACGGTCAGGCAATTCACGCCAAGGTAGGGTTGTCTCTAGTGGTTCTGCTGAAAGTGTGGAGCTTGATGCTCTCCTGAGCAAGCTCACCTCTGATAACATCGAGGACCAGCGGAGTGCTGCTG GCGAGCTCCGGCTTCTTGCCAAGCACAATGGTGATAATCGTGTGTTGATTGCTGAGGCTGGTGCCATACCCCTCCTTGTTGGCCTCCTCTATGCATCTGACATGCACACCCAAGAGCATGCCGTCACTGCCCTCTTGAACCTATCCATTTGTGAGGATAACAAAGGGTGCATCATATCTTCTGAGGCTGTTCCCGGAATCCTTCATGTGCTCAAGAATGGGAGTATGGAGGCACGGGAGAATGCAGCAGCCACGTTTTTCAGCCTGTCTATGGTTGATGAGTACAAAGTGATTATTGGTACATCTGGAGCAATCCCAGCACTAGTAACACTTCTGGTTGAAGGTAGCCAAAGAGGGAAGGTAGATGCAGCATCAGCccttttcaatttatgcatataTCAAGGGAACAAGGGGCGGACAATCAGGACTGGTGTTGTGCCCTTGCTGATGACACTACTTAGGGAACCTGGTGGTGAAATGTTAGATGAGGCATTGGCAATTATGGCTATACTGGCTAGTCACCCTGATGGAAAAGTTGCCATTGGAGCTTTGAATGCTGTGTCAACTTTTGTGAAGTTAATTGGGAATGGATCTCCCAGGAATAGAGAAAATGCAACTGCAGTGCTGGTCCACCTTTGTGGTGGAGATCCTCAGCATATGTCAGAGGCCAAGGCACTTGGTGTGAAGACTCTCCTCTTGGATCTGGCAGAAAATGGCACAGACAGGGGCAAGCGGAAGGCTGCTCAGTTGCTTGAGCTTATAGGTAACTCTGAAGAGCATCATGAGCAAGCTCAGATGCAAGCTGATGACCAGCCTCAGCCTCAGCCATCACATTTGCCATTAATAGCAAGCGATATAGAATAG